One part of the candidate division WOR-3 bacterium genome encodes these proteins:
- a CDS encoding tRNA (adenine-N1)-methyltransferase has product MEENYINQGDLVLIYLDEKRQFLVQAVSKLKLSTDLGDIKIDEIINKEFGYIGKTHLGRNYYCLKPATSDLMLKIKRRTTIVYPKDLGYLLFETSVGPGSRVIEVGTGSGALTLFLSKIVAPDGVVYSYERNEEFLENAKKNLEKIKYKAKIEYFLRDVAIDGFIQKNVDAVFIDVPEPWDVVPKAFDALKGGHHLVSWSPNIEQVKKTVEMLQSKSFVKIKVCEIIQRDILIRERGVRPRERGITHTAYLVSATKISI; this is encoded by the coding sequence ATGGAAGAAAATTATATTAATCAGGGTGACCTGGTTTTGATCTATCTTGATGAAAAAAGACAATTTTTAGTCCAAGCTGTTTCAAAATTGAAATTATCAACCGATTTGGGGGATATTAAAATTGATGAAATTATAAATAAAGAGTTTGGTTATATTGGCAAAACACATCTGGGCAGAAATTATTATTGCCTCAAGCCCGCAACGAGTGATTTAATGTTGAAAATAAAGAGAAGGACAACGATTGTGTATCCAAAAGACCTGGGTTATCTATTATTTGAGACTTCGGTAGGGCCTGGTTCAAGGGTAATAGAAGTCGGAACCGGAAGTGGCGCACTGACATTATTTTTATCAAAAATTGTTGCACCTGATGGTGTTGTCTATTCATATGAGAGGAATGAGGAATTCCTTGAAAATGCAAAAAAGAACTTAGAAAAAATCAAATATAAAGCTAAGATTGAATATTTTCTCAGGGATGTAGCGATAGACGGTTTCATTCAGAAAAATGTTGACGCTGTATTTATTGATGTCCCTGAACCATGGGATGTTGTGCCAAAGGCATTTGATGCATTGAAAGGCGGACATCACTTGGTATCATGGAGCCCAAATATTGAACAGGTAAAAAAGACAGTGGAAATGCTCCAATCAAAAAGTTTTGTAAAAATAAAGGTTTGCGAGATTATTCAGCGGGATATTTTAATCAGGGAAAGGGGTGTTCGTCCAAGAGAAAGGGGGATTACTCATACTGCTTATCTTGTGAGTGCGACCAAGATATCTATTTGA
- a CDS encoding metallopeptidase family protein, with amino-acid sequence MTREDFEEAIKESLKKLPKILRDKLVNVEFVIEDKPIPQKNLLGLYQGVPLKKRGFWYGNVLPDKITLFKYNIENLTKNDDETKRLIYEVLLHEIGHYFGFDETELQDMASHK; translated from the coding sequence ATGACCCGAGAAGATTTTGAGGAAGCTATTAAGGAATCTTTGAAAAAATTGCCAAAAATTCTGCGGGATAAATTGGTAAATGTAGAGTTTGTGATTGAAGATAAACCCATACCACAAAAAAACCTTTTGGGTCTATACCAGGGTGTTCCTTTGAAGAAACGGGGATTCTGGTATGGAAATGTTTTGCCTGATAAAATTACATTGTTTAAATATAATATTGAGAATTTAACAAAAAATGATGATGAAACGAAAAGATTGATTTATGAAGTGCTTCTTCACGAAATTGGACATTATTTTGGGTTTGATGAAACTGAACTACAGGATATGGCTTCTCATAAATAG
- a CDS encoding glycosyltransferase — protein MKVLILAVPIGAGHLKAANAIKQAIEKLSPDSKVRFEDCFKWVFPLYGFMYKNIYEFCQKNAIWLLKIFYQGMGVKTGGDKTLYKFHKMTAYKFSDLLREYKPDYVLCTHFSPCYYTALYKKLFNYKMGVVITDYYIHPHWVNKEVDDYFIPNEDLGEQITKYGIKGAQIYPFGIPVSISLEGEIDKNAARQRFGLSTERISVVVMGSKIFGGEWFEIVREIIDFDYDLLVLCGENKEAMEKIKKLKGKANLKIYGMVDKIQELISVCDILITKAGGITTTEATRAGPCLLFANSIPGLEDKNEEFFISHNAGLKITKDNAKRVMNDLLCHKEKIIQLKRNLLRLGKSNSALNIARVVLKAADR, from the coding sequence ATGAAAGTTTTAATCCTTGCAGTTCCTATTGGCGCGGGACATTTAAAGGCAGCAAATGCAATTAAACAGGCAATAGAAAAATTATCACCAGATTCTAAAGTCAGATTTGAAGATTGCTTCAAATGGGTATTTCCGCTATACGGGTTCATGTATAAAAACATTTATGAATTCTGCCAAAAAAACGCAATCTGGCTTTTGAAGATTTTCTATCAGGGTATGGGTGTGAAAACTGGGGGTGACAAAACTCTTTATAAATTTCATAAAATGACTGCCTATAAATTTTCTGATTTACTCAGGGAATACAAACCGGATTATGTCTTGTGCACACATTTTTCACCCTGCTATTATACTGCATTATACAAAAAGTTATTCAATTACAAAATGGGTGTTGTAATCACGGATTATTATATTCACCCGCACTGGGTTAATAAAGAGGTTGATGACTATTTTATACCAAATGAAGACCTGGGTGAGCAGATAACAAAATATGGAATTAAGGGAGCGCAAATTTATCCATTCGGTATTCCAGTGAGTATTTCCTTGGAAGGCGAGATTGATAAAAATGCAGCACGGCAAAGATTTGGATTATCTACTGAAAGGATTTCGGTCGTGGTAATGGGTAGTAAGATCTTTGGTGGAGAATGGTTTGAAATTGTTCGGGAGATTATTGACTTTGATTATGATTTGCTGGTCTTGTGTGGAGAAAATAAAGAAGCAATGGAAAAAATCAAGAAACTAAAAGGTAAGGCAAATCTAAAAATTTATGGCATGGTTGACAAGATTCAAGAATTGATTTCAGTCTGTGATATTCTAATTACAAAGGCAGGTGGTATAACAACGACCGAAGCAACAAGGGCTGGTCCTTGTCTTTTGTTTGCTAATTCAATCCCTGGTTTGGAGGATAAGAACGAAGAATTTTTTATAAGCCATAACGCAGGATTGAAAATTACAAAAGACAATGCCAAGAGAGTTATGAACGATCTGCTTTGTCATAAAGAAAAGATAATTCAATTGAAAAGAAATCTTTTAAGACTCGGTAAAAGTAATTCTGCGTTAAATATTGCCCGGGTAGTACTAAAAGCAGCGGATAGATAA
- a CDS encoding fused MFS/spermidine synthase has product MDLYLILYFFSGFSALIYEVVWARLLLLAFGSTTVANTIVITAFMLGLGLGGLYYGSYIDRIKNYNKLFLQLQLGIGFSSLLLLFFTNKLPILYKGILNNVHLNQPGSSVLIFIMTFIILFVPTFLMGGTFPVFIRLYVQDENKIKNGIGTLYGLNTLGGVIGALLTGFFFIRNFGLSITQLIAISINFTIGILLFLQRSKILVEDKDNKLDPHVFKPTNMKNLEKYLPSVAALTGFSSLACEIFWMRALSIFLTNSTYTFTIILIVFLTGISIGSIIFTKLSKKSNFYNIFAIIQLLIGLYILIGCLFLHKLPLLLFLFQNILEIPAFRMFLPALILSVAIVFVPTIFMGISFPLICTLYGQKIQQLGKRLGNVYFSNTLGSALGSLFAGLLLIHYLGVIRGLIFIAFINLLIGFVFTIYLKKKLLNIITFVCAIIITFYSIRNTFILPPSIYHSPGRQDRVLYYKETRDGTVIVSEDRSTGIRSCYVNNSAVIGTTYDALKVVKMLGNLPFIFNPDAREVLVIGFGVGITTSAIAKYDIKQIDCVEICPGLREAAKYFAKFNNYIYNNPLVNFIPNDGRNFLLLSKKRYDIISCDPTHPILGSGSLYTKEYFMLCKEHLSEKGVVCQYLPFHKLSPQQFKSLIKTFADVFPHTSIWLGYSHGILVGTNHSQKIKFESFKNVKDEMLNDPYLLAISYLLDTEKINHFSIGAMINTDDKPILEFFTPLSLSNENWEININSLIEHRIELGKIIEDIEDLKKLERYLLGQQHFIEGLIYQNRRERQSMMKALKKALEINPENNEILLFLQSQ; this is encoded by the coding sequence ATGGATTTATATCTAATTCTCTATTTCTTTTCTGGCTTTTCTGCATTGATATATGAGGTAGTCTGGGCAAGATTACTATTACTCGCATTTGGGTCAACAACTGTAGCAAATACAATTGTGATAACTGCATTCATGTTAGGCCTTGGTCTGGGTGGATTATATTATGGTTCTTATATTGATAGAATTAAGAATTATAATAAATTATTTTTGCAGCTTCAATTGGGAATTGGTTTTTCTTCTTTATTGCTACTTTTTTTCACAAATAAGTTGCCGATTTTGTATAAAGGTATTTTAAATAATGTCCACCTGAACCAACCAGGTTCATCAGTACTAATATTTATCATGACCTTTATAATATTATTCGTTCCTACATTCTTAATGGGCGGAACATTTCCCGTGTTCATAAGACTATATGTGCAGGATGAAAACAAAATCAAAAACGGAATTGGGACATTATACGGACTGAATACACTGGGTGGTGTAATTGGTGCATTATTAACGGGATTCTTTTTTATTAGAAATTTTGGGCTTTCTATTACTCAATTAATTGCAATTTCAATAAATTTTACAATTGGTATTCTTCTGTTTTTACAGCGTTCAAAAATACTTGTAGAGGATAAAGATAATAAATTAGACCCACATGTCTTCAAACCGACAAATATGAAGAATTTAGAGAAATACCTGCCATCTGTTGCTGCACTTACAGGTTTTTCCAGCCTTGCATGTGAAATTTTCTGGATGCGCGCATTATCAATATTTCTTACCAATTCCACCTACACATTCACTATAATTCTTATCGTTTTTCTAACCGGAATTTCTATTGGCAGTATTATATTTACGAAGTTATCAAAAAAATCAAATTTTTACAATATCTTTGCCATAATTCAATTGCTGATAGGATTATACATCCTGATTGGTTGTCTGTTTTTACATAAACTACCGCTATTACTTTTTTTATTCCAGAATATTCTTGAAATACCTGCCTTCAGAATGTTTTTACCCGCACTCATTCTTTCGGTGGCTATAGTTTTTGTACCCACCATATTTATGGGTATCAGTTTTCCCTTGATTTGCACTTTATACGGTCAGAAAATTCAGCAACTCGGCAAAAGATTGGGCAATGTTTATTTTTCAAACACACTGGGCAGTGCATTGGGCTCTTTATTTGCGGGGCTCTTATTGATACATTACCTTGGAGTTATAAGGGGATTAATTTTTATTGCTTTTATAAATTTGCTGATTGGTTTTGTTTTTACAATATATTTAAAAAAGAAACTGTTGAATATTATAACTTTTGTTTGTGCAATTATTATCACCTTCTATTCAATAAGAAATACCTTTATTTTGCCCCCTTCCATCTATCACTCACCAGGTAGACAGGACCGTGTTTTATATTATAAAGAAACACGGGATGGAACTGTAATTGTGAGCGAAGACCGTTCCACAGGTATAAGGTCGTGTTATGTAAATAACAGCGCAGTAATTGGCACAACCTATGATGCATTAAAGGTTGTAAAAATGTTAGGGAATTTACCTTTTATTTTCAATCCCGACGCCCGGGAAGTATTGGTCATTGGTTTTGGAGTCGGTATAACGACTTCAGCTATTGCAAAATATGATATTAAACAGATTGACTGTGTTGAAATATGTCCGGGCTTACGCGAGGCAGCAAAATATTTTGCGAAATTTAATAATTATATTTACAATAACCCGCTGGTAAATTTTATTCCAAATGATGGAAGGAATTTCTTGCTTTTGAGCAAAAAAAGATACGACATCATTTCCTGCGATCCCACACATCCCATATTGGGTAGCGGAAGTCTCTATACTAAAGAATATTTTATGCTATGCAAAGAGCATTTATCTGAAAAAGGCGTAGTCTGTCAGTACTTACCATTTCATAAACTAAGTCCACAGCAATTCAAATCTTTGATAAAAACCTTTGCTGATGTTTTTCCCCATACTTCAATCTGGCTTGGTTATTCTCACGGTATACTTGTAGGGACAAATCATTCCCAAAAAATAAAATTTGAATCGTTCAAAAATGTCAAAGATGAAATGCTCAATGACCCTTATCTTCTTGCTATCTCTTATCTACTTGATACAGAAAAAATTAATCATTTTTCCATTGGTGCAATGATTAATACAGACGACAAGCCAATCTTAGAATTCTTTACACCCTTGAGTTTGAGTAATGAAAACTGGGAAATTAATATAAATTCTTTAATTGAACACAGAATTGAACTCGGTAAAATTATTGAAGATATTGAAGACTTAAAGAAATTAGAACGATATCTACTGGGTCAGCAGCATTTTATTGAAGGATTGATATATCAAAACAGGAGAGAGCGGCAGTCAATGATGAAGGCATTAAAAAAGGCTCTGGAAATAAATCCCGAAAATAATGAAATATTGCTATTCCTTCAATCGCAATAA